Genomic DNA from Podospora pseudoanserina strain CBS 124.78 chromosome 4, whole genome shotgun sequence:
TTTTATACATTGTTATCCACTTTCTGTGTACCTTCTCTAGTCTTATATTCCCTTTctgtcctcctcgacctgtctcttctctcttcacTTTCTCCTGTGTGTCTCTCTGCCCTCACATATAATCCAACATGGGCAAGCTTTCTCAAATCCTCTTCCTTACGGCCTCGGCGGGGCGGGTCTTCGCCTCTTGCGCCTATGGAACACACCTGATGCCCagagcggaggagggtgaagctGTTCCAGTGGCTACCTTTGGGTATACTGGCATCACCGTAAGACACTCACATTTTGGAGGTGAGGAACCCGAGCTGACACACATATCAGGGCCCTCACAACTGGGCTGCCCTTGACAGCCCCGCGAACAATGTCTGCGCCACGGGCACCACCCAATCGCCTATCGACATGGTGGACAGCGTCTTTGAGTTGATCGATGCCTCAGCCCTCTCAATAGAAGTCAACGACATGCCAGAGGGTGCCGACTTTGAGAACCTCGGGTCTACAGTCGAGGTCATCACCCAGGGTGGCACACTCTCTTTCGACAACAAGACCTTTGAGCTGCAGCAATTCCACTTCCATCTTCCCAGCGAGCATCTGGACAACGGCACCAGTCAAGCCagtaagtttttttttcccttctttGTGCCGCGCAACATCCGTGTAACCGTTGCTGACATGACGCGATAGTGGAAATGCACATGGTCTGGCAATCCGCCGAGGGAGAGATCGCCGTCGTTGGCGCCTACATCAACATCGCTACCGGGGCGgtcgcctcggcctcggtcaAGCGGGGCCTCAACACCCGCAGCCGCCTCTTCCAGAGACAAGCCGAAGCCAACGAGACTGCCCCCGTCGCCGGCACCGATGCCCCTACCGTCCTCCTCGAGACCATCTTCAGCGTCGTCGACCAGATCTCCACCCCCGGCACCAAGGTCAAGACTCCCCCTCTCGTCATGTCCGAGGTGGTTGACCTCCTCAAGGCCGGCCAGTTCCAGGCTTACAGCGgatccctcaccacccctccgTGCAGCGAGGGCGTCAACTGGAGGGTGTCCACCTCCAAGCTGAGCatctcgccttcctccttcatcaaggCTCGGGACGTCATCGGGTTCAACTCGCGCTTCCCTCAGAACACGCCCGGCCAGCCGAACATCCTCATGATCTCTGCTTTGggggccgccgccgccgcggtcTCGGCTGTCGGTGCGGGTGCTGCTTAACGTTCATGACGGGTCACGATTTTGTTTTGGGTACAGGTTTTTGGGCGGTTTGGAGCGGCTATTGTTTTGTATCAAAGATGGGAGCACAGGGGTAGAGTGGAAAGGGTCCAAAATAGATGAGACGGTGTTATTTTTGggagttttcttttttttttttctatcaTGCCGTCCCAAATGTGTTTTGGTGAAATGTGATGCTGTGTAACCTGTCCTGTGTCAATCTTCCAGGAGAGTTCACTCCGTGCGGATAATGTGTCAAAATCCCCGACACATGACACACGAACTACTTACCCGGCAGACAGCTTCTAGACCGACAGCGATTGTTACACGGTCGTCAAGAGAGAAGCAGTCACATGTCGAGCTTCCCCATTCGATTACATGATGGCGCGCATGGCCCGCAATGCATGATCGTAACgtttggcagcagcagcgtgtGCACAAGACATTTTCGTTCTGCCGTGCCCATCTACTGGCAGAGCCATGTCATGACAAGCTGTCAGGGTGGCAGTTGGACGCCACCACGAAAACCATGTGACAAGGGTTGGCAGGCACACCCGGCTCGGCGGGCTGGGCACCGAGCACTGCCGAATGGTGGGGCGCCGTTGCCCCGAGCCAAGATCTTGGGTCCGGTATTGCTTCAAGCCACCCTCGACCAGCGTCCCGGATGGCAGCAAAGAAGTCTGGACCTGCTGGGAAGGTGacgccgaggacgagaaaTAAGTTGATAGGTAAGTATAGCGAGACTCCGGTCAACGGTATATGCAATATACTGAAAACACGATATTAATATGGGCGCATGAAGATATATCACGCAAGCAGCAGCGTTGCTGCCCAAAAGTTGGCTCGCTTGCCAGCACAATATGTACTCTTTCCTCACTGCGCGCCGTCCACCAgcccccttctttctctgGTGGACCGGTCCTGCCTGTCGCATTCTCTACGAAATCCCCCCATCTTTACGTGTCAATCATCCATTCCCCGActctttcctcttcccaaAATCCCATGtccgccgccctcccccttccccgcgcAACCCCGCAACCCCGCCGAACAAAAGCGGAGCACGGAAGGCGGAACTTGCGGGGAGCCGCACTGCCGGACCCCACTAGGCGCTCCGCTTTCCACAGTCATCACCGCAATCCCGCCACCGCCTGAAAAAGCCACGATCATCGCTGTTATCTTTTCAACGCCTTTactctgtttctttttcgtctGATGAAACGACCATGACCACGTATACTATGTCAAACTGTGGATAATATGCACATAACCAAGAGAGCAAACGATGGGAGTCGACGCAGTGAAACTGTGATCCGAACACGTAAATAATCCGAGCCGTAAAAATCCCAACCCGTAAAAATTGCGAACTCGAACTTTTCGGGAACGTTTGTGGATGTCTGCATGGGTTATCGCTGGCTGATTCAACTCCTTCGGTAAGTACATATCGCGGAGGCGGATGTCTCTCCCGTTGCGAGGGGTTGACCCCGCTCGGCTGGTTGGCAAGGATGAAGGGCGGCCGTGAGATCGGGCTGGGATTTGTGACGATGGTCGGGGAGCATGAGACTGGATTTTCTTTGGGTCGGCTCCGGGAATGTTGGGATCGGGATGTGGGAAGGTGAAGTTTGTATCGAGGGAAAGCCGAGCCGATCAGGGTTGGCCGGTGGTCGGGCCGGCCGTCGAACTCGGTGTGGTGGCTGGCGGGCcgctggtgctggcggtgcggcgtggaagaggaagaatcCTCACGCTCGGAAACTGGAACCGAagatggaagaggaagcaagAATCGTACGATGAAGGATTGGGATatgtgtggtgggtggttgcgGCCCGGACAGGCGTGAGTGTGGCGTAGACGGTCTCGAGTCACGCTCATCGAGTTTGAGAGAGAGACGTTCTACAAAGACAATTTTGAAGTATAAAGTTACCTCAGTGAATAGATGAAAGTAGAAGAATTGTTTTTGAGGATTTGTTGAACAAGAGATGTTTCTATTTGCTGAAGGAAAGTGCGGTACCTGACTTCCCTTAGGTACCTGACCCATCACGGCAACTAGAGGAAGTGCTACCCTAGAGCCCCTGAAGAATTTCCGTTCACCTTTTTATCTAACTCATTACTTGCTGGGGTAAAATGATATCCTTAAAAGTACCGCTAACAAGAAACGTGCTTGCTTATTTATCTCCTATGTCACGGTAAATACCTAGGTCGGTTTCTTGTTTGTGATTTCATGTTTGTATATCTTACATTCAAGTTCTTTCCTTTGTGCCATCGTACCTAACTGTTATCGATATCTTGAACTGTTTCTAAGAATCAGATGGGAGTTCCTGATAACTCTTGGTCACGAACCAGCCATGCCTTATGCACTCAAGCagcctgccgctgccgctatAATCGGGCCACTAAACTTTGGTTCTTAG
This window encodes:
- a CDS encoding hypothetical protein (EggNog:ENOG503NYY5; COG:P) translates to MGKLSQILFLTASAGRVFASCAYGTHLMPRAEEGEAVPVATFGYTGITGPHNWAALDSPANNVCATGTTQSPIDMVDSVFELIDASALSIEVNDMPEGADFENLGSTVEVITQGGTLSFDNKTFELQQFHFHLPSEHLDNGTSQAMEMHMVWQSAEGEIAVVGAYINIATGAVASASVKRGLNTRSRLFQRQAEANETAPVAGTDAPTVLLETIFSVVDQISTPGTKVKTPPLVMSEVVDLLKAGQFQAYSGSLTTPPCSEGVNWRVSTSKLSISPSSFIKARDVIGFNSRFPQNTPGQPNILMISALGAAAAAVSAVGAGAA